From the genome of Malus sylvestris chromosome 13, drMalSylv7.2, whole genome shotgun sequence:
TAACTACCAAAGGAGGAACTTGCTGAGCATTCCATATCCCTATAACAGGAAATAATTTCACTGAGTAACACTTTTGAGATAAAGGCAATCCACCATTAGATGAAATTCGTAGATTTTTAATCAACAAAAAATTAGTTGGGGGAGCCTTTTAACGTTCTATGTTATAAAGACCGTCATCTTATCGCATAACATGTTGCGTTTCTTTTCAATTATATTTCCGTCTTACACAACAAAAATTCTTAGGAGAGCTAGTATGTACTTCCCAACAATCACTCACCTATGGGGAAGCAAGGTCGCGTCCTCAGGTAAAACTATATGTCGGCTTTCATTAGTCGGAATCCATGACAAAGGCTGGAGCTGCTGCTCAGCATTCATGCTGAAGGGTATATGCAACCCATTTTGGAACTGCAAGATGAGAATGTTTGCCAATATCGTACCGGTAAGTAAATAACACCTCAAAAAAGTTAAATAACACCTTAAAAAAGTTTCTCATGTCAGAAAAGTAGCAATGCTTTACCTGACTAGTGCATTTTATTGACATAAGCTGCTGCTTTTGTAAATTTTCCTGCCAGCGGAAAATTGGATAGCATTAGTATCAAGAGGTGTAGAACTAATCATTGTAGCACAAGGTCACTTGAAAACTACAGAGAAAGGATTCGAGGAAAATTATAAATTCTTTATTGTACAATTGTAATAACTCTATTTTGTTTGTAACTGTCAACAGTTTCTTGCTGAAACTCCAATGATGTCATACTCACTACTATTCACATACATTTCCAAATTAATAAGTAatcaaattctaaatttctacaGTCCAAGGCAGTACATCGTTTCAGCAACTTTCAATTATCAGTGGTAAAATTTCAATGGCATATAATATTGGAGAGCTAGCCAATTACAATAATTAGAAAATCTTAAAATTTGGAACCAGACAATGAGAACACTTACCAGTGCTGACCCTATCAAGCGCAAGAATTCTAACATCGGGCGGGTATACACTAAATGTCTTCATATAAAACCTACAACTGGATGAAGAGGATACCTTATGTGTTCGAATCTGGTTAAGCGATTCTCTAAGTGAATCTTCCATATGCCCCAACTGTTCTACACTGTTGATCTTATCAAGGCTAGTCCAACAGCTGCAGAATCCAAGATTGGTATAGCATTAGTTTAGGGGGTCATAAACCATAGTAAAATTTCATTGCAACTTAAATTAGTGAAACGTAAAATATGGCTCACAAACCAAATTTTCAGGTATTCACCTTAGTCTCTTTTTTATTTCGGAAAGCTGGGTTTGCAATAAACTAGACTGGTTACTCAGATCCTGtcagaaaaaaagagagagaaagagaaatatAAACAGCACGTAACAATGAAAAGTTAAGCCAAAGAGACTCGAATGGTGAAATATCACATTGGAAATATAGGTTTGCATTCTTACCTCAATCGTTTGAGAactgaaacaaaaagaaaagaaaaacatattAATTGTAATTCTTGTAATTCCATGATTTCTGACAACATTTTAACCGAGTGTGTTAGCTTGTGTACCTTGTACCCAAAAATTCTTGTATATTAACGTCATGATCCAACTTCTTGAATGTTTTCTTCAGTGCCTACACTTTCAACaataaaaacagaaaattaagTAAGAGACAGCAGTGGTAGTATCTAGATTATACccgaacagaaaagaaaaaaaaaaagaaaaagaaagaaagaacaataacatcatcaataaataaataaaaggttaTCAAAAGGGACTTACTTCGAGGCTTTCCAATTTCCTGTTAGAATCCAAACAATTTAAATTTAGCTAGGATACTTTAAAACTTAATTCAGatacatgattgtttctttgAGCGAAGAAATTACCTTTTAGCTCTTTCCTGTGGAGTGAGTTGAGCAAACTTTGCTATAACATCTTCAATGCTACTAAAGTcaacaagaaaaaagaaaagggcaaGTTACTGATCATTTCATCTACACATGATTTCATAAATGCAAGGGCA
Proteins encoded in this window:
- the LOC126595078 gene encoding agamous-like MADS-box protein AGL30 isoform X3, yielding MGRVKLKIKRLENTNGRQATYAKRKNGIMKKANELSILCDIDIILLMFSPTGKPSLCCGKRSSIEDVIAKFAQLTPQERAKRKLESLEALKKTFKKLDHDVNIQEFLGTSSQTIEDLSNQSSLLQTQLSEIKKRLSCWTSLDKINSVEQLGHMEDSLRESLNQIRTHKENLQKQQLMSIKCTSQFQNGLHIPFSMNAEQQLQPLSWIPTNESRHIVLPEDATLLPHRDMECSASSSFGSYSGYLGTGKSPEISTSGQENGILNDLSRTAPLNLQLGGHIPYLPYNLNMLTDTKFQPPAEMSPQENPVEYQVNGSFEAPRPEFYPTQHNWASTSGPCAVTMFDEHLYSQTN
- the LOC126595078 gene encoding agamous-like MADS-box protein AGL30 isoform X1, which gives rise to MGRVKLKIKRLENTNGRQATYAKRKNGIMKKANELSILCDIDIILLMFSPTGKPSLCCGKRSSIEDVIAKFAQLTPQERAKRKLESLEALKKTFKKLDHDVNIQEFLGTSSQTIEDLSNQSSLLQTQLSEIKKRLSCWTSLDKINSVEQLGHMEDSLRESLNQIRTHKENLQKQQLMSIKCTSQFQNGLHIPFSMNAEQQLQPLSWIPTNESRHIVLPEDATLLPHRDMECSASSSFGSYSGYLGTGKSPEISTSGQENGILNDLSRTAPLNLQLGGHIPYLPYNLNMLTDTKFQPPAEMSPQENPVEYQVNGSFEAPRPEFYPTQHNWASTSGPCAVTMFDEHLYSQQTN
- the LOC126595078 gene encoding agamous-like MADS-box protein AGL30 isoform X2, with translation MGRVKLKIKRLENTNGRQATYAKRKNGIMKKANELSILCDIDIILLMFSPTGKPSLCCGKRSIEDVIAKFAQLTPQERAKRKLESLEALKKTFKKLDHDVNIQEFLGTSSQTIEDLSNQSSLLQTQLSEIKKRLSCWTSLDKINSVEQLGHMEDSLRESLNQIRTHKENLQKQQLMSIKCTSQFQNGLHIPFSMNAEQQLQPLSWIPTNESRHIVLPEDATLLPHRDMECSASSSFGSYSGYLGTGKSPEISTSGQENGILNDLSRTAPLNLQLGGHIPYLPYNLNMLTDTKFQPPAEMSPQENPVEYQVNGSFEAPRPEFYPTQHNWASTSGPCAVTMFDEHLYSQQTN